One genomic window of Arachis stenosperma cultivar V10309 chromosome 10, arast.V10309.gnm1.PFL2, whole genome shotgun sequence includes the following:
- the LOC130957112 gene encoding uncharacterized protein LOC130957112: protein MEEIVFEYQSEELHTPISSDDEGSRRRFPKFDYDYTHGEGRFELGTRFATVERFKEVIKDSFIDEGREMKWIKNDKERVRVGCKDEECPFLVHLSYNKTLQCYQVKTYVQEHTCARDLGSNAADQHWLSKKIKKRMATQPHMNTKEATEFLREEFSLCPHPKMVYRAVVEAREKIMGNERDQYKRSRDYCKQILISNPGLTARFEHMPIPESPPIFDKLYICLDACKKGFKDGCRPLLHLDGCFLKTYYMGWLLAAVAQDANNQFYIVAYEVVRAETKDAWKWFLTNL, encoded by the coding sequence ATGGAAGAAATCGTATTTGAGTATCAGTCCGAGGAGTTGCATACACCCATTTCATCTGATGATGAAGGTAGCAGAAGGAGATTTCCTAAGTTTGATTATGACTATACTCACGGTGAGGGGAGATTTGAGTTAGGAACCAGATTTGCTACTGTTGAAAGATTTAAGGAGGTCATAAAGGATTCCTTCATTGATGAGGGGAGGGAGATGAAGTGGATAAAGAACGACAAGGAAAGGGTAAGGGTGGGTTGCAAGGATGAGGAGTGTCCATTCCTGGTTCATTTGTCCTATAACAAAACCTTGCAGTGTTATCAAGTAAAGACGTATGTGCAAGAACATACTTGTGCAAGGGATTTAGGGAGCAATGCAGCTGATCAGCATTGGCTTAGCAAGAAGATTAAAAAGAGGATGGCAACCCAACCCCACATGAACACGAAGGAGGCAACTGAATTCCTAAGGGAGGAGTTTTCATTATGCCCACACCCTAAGATGGTGTACAGAGCAGTAGTGGAGGCTAGGGAGAAGATCATGGGCAATGAAAGGGATCAATACAAAAGGAGCAGGGACTACTGTAAGCAGATTCTGATAAGCAATCCAGGTTTGACGGCCAGGTTTGAGCATATGCCAATTCCAGAATCACCTCctatttttgataaattataCATATGCTTGGATGCTTGTAAGAAAGGGTTCAAGGATGGGTGTAGACCTTTATTGCACCTAGATGGTTGTTTTTTGAAAACGTACTACATGGGTTGGCTTCTAGCAGCAGTTGCGCAAGATGCCAACAATCAGTTTTACATTGTTGCATATGAAGTTGTGAGGGCTGAGACCAAAGATGCTTGGAAATGGTTCTTGACTAATCTTTAG